Within Treponema primitia ZAS-1, the genomic segment GAAAGCGATGGTACAAAAATACCTTCCAATGCCAGTCTCAATGCCAACGATCTATCGGATATTTTTCTGGAAGCAAAAATTCAGATCATTGGCGAAAAGGCGCCGGTACAATTCTCTCGATTGCGCTTTACCCTGGGCCCGGAAATTAAAATTCCCCTGTCGGGTACGGACTTTGAGAAACAGTTTAATAAGGCCGGAACAGCGGATACCCTTACGGTTCTTAACGGGGACAACCATGTCTTTGGCATTGGGTCCCAGTTTTATACCGATTACAGTATTACCAGTCACTTCGCGGTCAACCTGAGCGGTGAATTTTTATATTATCTCGGTAAAAAGAATTTGAAGGACAGCAGTTTTTTGGAGTACATGGCAGTACAGATTGAAAAGGAAACGGTTCCCATAACGATTATTACCAATGGCGGAGATGAGATCACGCAAGAAACCGAATCCGCTAAGGTAGAACATGCTGATGCGGAGCTTGGGTACGGCTACGATTTACGGGTTGAACTGGAACCGGCCTTTACTACCCCCTTGGGCGGAGATATGGTTCTTAGCGCAGGACTTCCGGTACAGCTCAAATTCAATTCAGGGAAAACCTATTCATTTTCCGGTGTTGAAGAGATTGTTTACGATAATATCCTTGTTACAAACAAAGATAATTTCGAGAAGAAGCTGGATGAAAATTATCCCGGTTTAAAGGCCACCGCACCAAATTTCTTGGTTACCGTAAGGCCGAATGTTTCTGTTTTCTTTATAAATTGGAAACTGCCGACAGAATTTGCGTTTAGTTATGCTATACCGGTTTGGGGACTGAACCAGATGGCCCGCTACTCCGCAAGTTTGCAGGCCAAGATCTACCTTGGCGCCGGTCTTTTCCGTTAAGCCCTGGGGACCGTTGCATCCTTCCAGGAAGGCTTGACCCCAAGAAATCCCAGGATGGTGAGGAGGGTAAAATACAGGGGGGTAAAAACCGTGTGGAGTATCCATGCGGGCCCCGCCTTGGGGACTGCGGCGCCAAAAATATTCAATGTCGCCAGGGTATTCATGGTCATGGCGAGCAGTACCGCTGCGGGAAGGGGCCATAGGGAAGGGATGAACGGAACCAGGGGGATAGCTATCATCCCCATAGAAATAGTAATCATCAGAAAACCGAAATTCAGCCTGGTGGAAATCTCGGGACTAAAGAGCCCCCCGTTATTCCACCGGAGGGTCTGGTTGAGCAAATCCCCCCAGGAGGTTTCCCCCCGGGTCATCACAAAGACATCGGCGCCGCAGGCGGAGCGTACCTGGTACTTTGATTTCGCCCGGATCTGGGAAATCAAGGCCGCATCCTCCGTGGGGGAAGGGGGAATCCGCTCATAGCCCCCGATACAATCCAGGGTTTCCCGCCGGAGTATAAGGTTATTCCCAAACCCGCCCCCGGCCGCTCCGATTCCCGTGGAAGCCGCCAGGTACATATAGCGTATGGCATGGTCAAAACACTGGTACACCGGGAAAAAACCCTTCCCCCGGGGCAGCTTAAAAACCGGCCCGATAACCGCCCCGATCCGTTCATCGGCCATGCGGGCTGTCATGGCGCGTATCCAGGAAGGGGGAACCTCGCAGTCCGCATCGGTAAAGAGGAACAGCTCTCCCCGGGCAATATCGATACCCCGGCTCAGGGCATATTGTTTGTGGTTCGGCCCGGGATTTTCTGTCAGGGCGATGATCCTGACATTCCCCCAGGTCCCGGCGAAACGCTGAAGCAAGGCGGGACTTTCGTCGGTGGACCGATCATCCACAAAAATATACTCCGTCCCGGGACAATCCTGGAGGGCCAGGGTCCGGAGCAGCCCCTCCATACGCAGCGCCTCGTTACGGATGGGGATAACCACCGAAACCAGGGGCTTAGGCGCCTCAGCCTCCGCTACCTGCAACGAAGTTCCCCGGGCGGCCCGTTTATCCCGGCGCCACTCCAAAAATAGCCCCGTCATGAGGACACCGTGGAGCCCCACAAAGACGAAGGCAAACCCAAAACGGAAAATATTGTACAAAACCAAGGCCGATACCATATTGCCTAAGTATACAATATTTGCTATGCTTTTCACCAGACTTTAGTCTGCCCTATGGGGAATTAGCTCAGTTGGTAGAGCGATTGGTTCGCAATCAATAGGTCACCGGTTCGAATCCGGTATTCTCCAATACGTATCTGGTGTATTGTAAGATAAAAAATAATCTACCGACACTATATATAGTGTCGGTAGATTATTTCAAATACCTTCTTCCAGCAAAATCTCCCGCCCTGTACGTAACACTTCTTTGACAAAAGGATTATCGTTTTCTAGCTCAGAAGTTGGAAAGGCGTTCGGCTCAAGAAGTAATACATCATCGTATTTTGCCTTTATACGAAACAGCTCATACAATACATCCCAATCCCGTTTAGATTCAAAATCTTTTGAGAAAAAACAGAGGTCAACATCACTGTCATCCCTGGGGGTCCCTTTTGCATACGAGCCGTAAAGATACACCCGGTCGATGGGCATTTTCTTTTTTACGTCGTTGATATATTGTCGGACGATTCGGTTGACGGTTTCAATGTCAGCAACCATGCGAATACCTCCTTTGCTTTTTTAAGGGTAGTTTCGGCATCCTGTTTGCTAACTGCGGCACTTAATTTTGCTTTGAACTTAGGATATCGGGTGTTGAGATAGAAAGAAGTTAACCATGAAAAAAAATCTATGACAGTTTCATCCACCGGGACGGTCAATTTGTTCTTGAACTTTGAAAATATGGAGTTGATATCATGAATTGGGGGCACATTATCGCCGATGTAAAGCGTATATAAGCCTTTAACCAGTTTTTCAATCGACTGTTGGCACATAAATATTACATACAACCACCGCCCGGTTGAACACATGGCATCTGCGGATTCAAAATCATATTGAGCTATGTCTAACCAATAATCATATTTATCTTCGTTAGTCATTTGCCGCTACCTTCCGTTCAATATAATGGAAAAACGGCATGGTAGCAAGCGGAAAACTTGAACTCCACAGGCTCTCACAAACGCCCCTCTTACACGATATATCGTGCGCCGTAGTAAATACAACCCAAATACCATATACTGTTATGTATGGAAGAAAACGGCGTTTTTAACCGTCTGGTCATGGCGCTTCCCATGGATGACCGGAAAAGCCTTCTGGAAAAGCTCAACGCCCAGTCCGGGGATTCGGATCAGTTCCTGTATGATGACCGCGGCATTCCGGATTCCGGGGCTGATATCATGGATATCAAAAACAGGTATGACGCCCTGCCCTGGTATACCCGCCTTTTTTTCTGGATCATCGGCCTGTTTGCGGGGAAAACGCCCCTGCAGATTTTTCAGGGCCAGCAGGTGGCCCAAATTGGACGGCTTATTGAGGAACAATCTCCGGGGATCTACGACTATGAGCACGACCAGCTCCTTCCGGCTTTTTACAAGGCGGTTACGGACCTCAAGGACAGCGCCCGTTTTTTCTACGATGCCCTGGATATGAGCGTGAACCGGGACAAGGGGGCCTTCTATGTCTTCCTCGCCTCCCTGGAGATGGAGGATATCCACCGCCTCCTGCTGGAAGGGACGGACCCTGTAAAGGTAGCGGAAAAGCATGTCGGCGCTTCCGATCTGGTTCTGCGGCAGCTGGGTACACAGGCCATGGAGGAGGGTATTGCCGCCATAGGGGATGACCGCCGGGCGGTGATGTACTACAATGCCCGGACCTTACACTGCCTGAAGGAACTTTCATCCTTTCTGTTTGACCGGCTCCTGGTCTCCTTTGCCAGCCGGAGCGGCGAGTGGCCGGGAAAGGTCTGCTCCGCCCATCTGGTGAATAATTACCTCCGGAACCTAAACAACATCCTCTATTCCTTAAAGGAAACTCCTCCCATGACCCTTCTGGAGTCCCTTTTTATATTCATCCTCCAGGACAAGTCGGAAACGCCGGGGTTTGACATGGAGGCCGAGATGACCCTGCTCCTCGGCCAGGCGCAGAAGGCCCTGGGCGTGATCCGCAATTTCAATAAAACGGTGCCCCTGAACCGGATACTCCGCTGTGCGGAAAGGGATATGACTATCCTCCCCAAGGCTATAAGCGGCGGCGAGGACTGGTTCAGTATGTACAAGGAATACTGGAAACGTACGGTGGATGAGCAGTTTAACGATTATAACCGCAACCACCGCCGCCGGGAACTGCTCGAGGACTTCCAGGATTTTTTTAAGGGCGCGGAGCTGCAGACCCTTGCCGGGGCGGAATCGGACTTTTCAAGCTCCCTGGATCACAACTCCGTTGGGATTCCCTTTAGGGGGGCCTTCTGTCTTTCCTTTCTGCGGACCTTTCATTCCGTACTGCTTGTCCCGGAGTTGAATCTGGTCCTCCGGCCCATCCTGATTGACGGGGAATTTTTTAAAAAGGAAAACCTCACCGAATTTACCGATGCCTATAACGATCTCTTTAAGGTTGATGAAATTATCAGACACTTTGAGGGGGATATCTCCATCAAGGGGGATCTGGGAAAGCGGTATATCGCCGCGAAGATGGATATGTCTTCCCTGTTGGTGAAACGGCACAAGGTCCAGCTTGTGGAGGATGAGGCTTCGGACGAGGCGAAGAAGATCATCGACCGGGTCGGGGATGCCATGGATCTTATGGGGAAGGTTCTGGAAGGCATACTGACCAAGGCCCCGGATGGGAAATTCGACACCCTTACCAATTTAGCGGACATGTCCGGAAACACCGATACCTTTGCCCAGAGCGTTACGAATACTATTAAAACGCTCAGCCAGGCGCGGAAACTCATGCATAAAATAAGTATCATGGAGGCCGGGCGCTAGCTCGATATATGCCGATGACCCTCCATCCCTTTACACTTTCCTTTGATAGCCCCTCATATGCGCGGGAAGCT encodes:
- a CDS encoding glycosyltransferase — protein: MKSIANIVYLGNMVSALVLYNIFRFGFAFVFVGLHGVLMTGLFLEWRRDKRAARGTSLQVAEAEAPKPLVSVVIPIRNEALRMEGLLRTLALQDCPGTEYIFVDDRSTDESPALLQRFAGTWGNVRIIALTENPGPNHKQYALSRGIDIARGELFLFTDADCEVPPSWIRAMTARMADERIGAVIGPVFKLPRGKGFFPVYQCFDHAIRYMYLAASTGIGAAGGGFGNNLILRRETLDCIGGYERIPPSPTEDAALISQIRAKSKYQVRSACGADVFVMTRGETSWGDLLNQTLRWNNGGLFSPEISTRLNFGFLMITISMGMIAIPLVPFIPSLWPLPAAVLLAMTMNTLATLNIFGAAVPKAGPAWILHTVFTPLYFTLLTILGFLGVKPSWKDATVPRA
- a CDS encoding nucleotidyltransferase domain-containing protein; this translates as MVADIETVNRIVRQYINDVKKKMPIDRVYLYGSYAKGTPRDDSDVDLCFFSKDFESKRDWDVLYELFRIKAKYDDVLLLEPNAFPTSELENDNPFVKEVLRTGREILLEEGI
- a CDS encoding HEPN domain-containing protein; protein product: MTNEDKYDYWLDIAQYDFESADAMCSTGRWLYVIFMCQQSIEKLVKGLYTLYIGDNVPPIHDINSIFSKFKNKLTVPVDETVIDFFSWLTSFYLNTRYPKFKAKLSAAVSKQDAETTLKKAKEVFAWLLTLKPSTESSDNISTT
- a CDS encoding DUF5312 family protein, yielding MEENGVFNRLVMALPMDDRKSLLEKLNAQSGDSDQFLYDDRGIPDSGADIMDIKNRYDALPWYTRLFFWIIGLFAGKTPLQIFQGQQVAQIGRLIEEQSPGIYDYEHDQLLPAFYKAVTDLKDSARFFYDALDMSVNRDKGAFYVFLASLEMEDIHRLLLEGTDPVKVAEKHVGASDLVLRQLGTQAMEEGIAAIGDDRRAVMYYNARTLHCLKELSSFLFDRLLVSFASRSGEWPGKVCSAHLVNNYLRNLNNILYSLKETPPMTLLESLFIFILQDKSETPGFDMEAEMTLLLGQAQKALGVIRNFNKTVPLNRILRCAERDMTILPKAISGGEDWFSMYKEYWKRTVDEQFNDYNRNHRRRELLEDFQDFFKGAELQTLAGAESDFSSSLDHNSVGIPFRGAFCLSFLRTFHSVLLVPELNLVLRPILIDGEFFKKENLTEFTDAYNDLFKVDEIIRHFEGDISIKGDLGKRYIAAKMDMSSLLVKRHKVQLVEDEASDEAKKIIDRVGDAMDLMGKVLEGILTKAPDGKFDTLTNLADMSGNTDTFAQSVTNTIKTLSQARKLMHKISIMEAGR